The genomic interval ACTGCACTAAGCGGATGCTTCATTTGCGTTGCATACAGCGCTCCTTGAATAGCAAAGGCTGATAATCCAATCGCGTCAAAAAACGCCTCGCTCCGTCGCCAGCGCTGAATCCAGTCAACAGGCAATAGAAAAGCAATCGTCATGGCAATGATAGCTATTTTGAGCAGGTATCCTTGATTCCAAAGCGATGTAACTGGCATACCTATCAACAGATTACGCACGACACCGCCGCCAAATGCTGTGACAAGTCCAAGCACGAACACACCTAGTATATCGTATTCTTCCTCCATAGCGACAATCGCTCCGCTGACTGCAAAGGCAATTGTTCCGATAATGCTAAAAATACCAAAAATGTCCATACTCACAGCAAATGCTCCTCGCTTCCCGTACATGAACCGATCACTGCATCGGTACTTTCATTCATCATTTTAGCTGGGAGGATGTGGATTCGCAACGACAAATTTCGTGAATTTCATCCGTTTATCCATACAGTTATTCCACTCCTCTAGTTTTTATAGAACAAAAGGCATTATACTGGAGTGAATTACATTAGATTTCGCCAAAAAGAAAGGAAAATTCATCATGCAACTTCGCATCGTAATATGCACGGGCGGCCAGCTTGGCGCCTGGGCACTTGCACATATAAAGCCCGATGATCTCCTGATTGGAGCAGACAGCGGTGCTCGCTTCCTCATTAAGAACGGACGAAGACCAGATATTTCGATCGGAGACTTTGATTCCGTATCAGAAGAAGATTTGTTAGAAATTCGTGAAAATAGCGGTCAAACGATAGCTTGTGACCCCATCGACAAAAACTACACCGATACGGAAATGGCCATACGTCTCGCCTTGGACTTGCAGCCTACTGAAATCATTTTACTTGGAGCGCTGGGCACTAGATTTGATCACTCCCTAGCTAATGTCCACCTGCTCGCGCTTTCTTCCCAGCAACAGGTGAAAATGACGATCATTGATGACCATAATAAAATTTCTTTGATTAGCGAGCAATTAAACATTGAGCAGCAAGGATATCCGAACGTTTCATTGCTTCCGCTGTCTTTAAAAGTAGAAGGAATTACGCTTGATGGTTTTCAATATCCGCTGACTGACGCCGAGCTAACGATTGGTCAATCTCTCGGGATTAGCAATGTCCTTGTATCATCTACTGGAAACATCTCCATAAGAAAAGGCTTGTTGTTAGTCATCCAAAGTCGTGACTAACGATTTCAACAAAAGACCCAACCGAGGTAACTAATCCTCCTGTCGGGTCTTTGTTTTTTCAAGATTAATCCTTTAGATAAGCTCATCCTCTTTTGTAACAATTTCTAAGCCTTCTACATGCTTGCGATTCATCAGCTTGCGGGCTTTTCTATTCTCCTTTGATTCAAATACAATATCGAGATCATACTCCTCATTTTGACCCGGGTAAAGCTTCGTTTTGGCGATATACAGCTTTAACCGTTTATGATTGAACGTGAGCTTTTGCCCTTGAATTTGGACAATCACATTTCCTCGTTCATCTGCAGGCCGATATACTACACCCATTTTATTTAGAGGATAGATCCATACTGCATCACCTTTCTCAAAAGGTTTTTTTGCTTCTTTCGGGTTCTGTGCTTTCGTTTCATCAGCATTTTTTAAATTTTTGTTAATAAAATCTGCTGCTGCTGAAGATGAGGTTTTCTGAGCTTCCTTTTCATTTCTTGATTGCTCACTTGTGCGTGTTTCATGAGACGGATCTACTTTCCGCACAAGCAGATGTTCTGCACGCTGCATCACCTCTTCTGGCAGACCAAAGCGCCTTGCTATCGCGAATGCGTGACTCTCGCCTGCTTCCCCCATCTCTAAGCGATAAAGCGGCTTTAACGTTTCCGCATCAAATGCCATTTTCCCATTTTGACATCCAGGGGTGCGGGCAGCAAAAGCTTTAATTTCATTAAAATGAGTCGTTGCCCCTGCTAATGCTCCTTTTTTCAACAGTTGTTCTAATAGTGCAATAGAGAGCGCTATCCCTTCTGATGGATCGGTACCCGCTGCCAATTCATCAAGCAGAAGCAGTGCCCTCGGACCAGCCGCTTGAAGCATATCCTTAAGAACGGTGATATGAGATGAAAATGTACTCAGTGATTGTTCCAAACTTTGTCCATCTCCAACATCGGCAATAACGTGCTGGAATACGCCGATTTCACTCCCCTGCTCAGCTGGAACCAGCAGGCCCGATTGGATCATCAGTACGAATAATCCAATGGTTTTTAAAGTTACCGTTTTCCCACCTGTATTCGGCCCAGTAATAATTAACTGCTTCCATTTGTATCCGAGCTCCACATGAAGCGGTACGCTATGTTGTCCTAGCAGTGGATGGCGTGCACCGACGAGTCTTACAACTGGCTGATCGGATAACTCAATTTTTTTACCGTTATACGACCTAGACAGCTTCGCTCTTGCCGTAATAAAGTCAAATGAAGCCATGGCTTCTACATTACGAAATAGCTCAAAGGAGAACGACTCGGTATATTCAGACAATCGGGATAATATAATGGTGCGCTCCCGCTCCTCATCCGCCTTCCACTGCTGCAGCTCCACCTGAAGCTCTGATGCGTCTAATGGCTCAACGAACAAGGTCTGACCACTAGCAGATTCATCCCACACTGTCCCTGGCACCTGCTTGCGATGCTCTCGCTTTACTGCAATAACAAATCGATCATGGCGCTTGCTGATGACCGGCTCTTGCAGAGATGTACGATACTTATTAAGCGCATTTTCCATTTTTTTCTGGATTTTGTCCTCCGCTGCATAGATATGTCTGCGGATGTAGGCAAGATCAGGACTAGCTTGATCGGTTAGCTGGCCGTAACGAATACAACGTTTTAGTTCGTCCCTAAGTACGGGGCAATCGTACATAGATTCCGCATAAGCGGAAATCGTTGGCGCAATCTCACGTTTGCTGAACATGTACTTTTTCATTTGCACAACAGAGGTTAACCATACCGACAACTGCTCTAGTTCCTGCTCATTATAAATTCTACCTTTGCCGAGCAGTGACAGAAACGAATCAATTCCGTCCATTGCGGATAATGGAATGCTTGCTCCGCTTCCGAGAAGTTCAGCAGCCTCGTACGTTTCTTGCAGCCACGCTTCAACTTGCCGCTGCTTCGTGCTTGGTTCAAGCCTTTCAGCCAACAATCGTCCTGCAGGTGAAATCGTGTTGCTCACTACGCCTGCTTTTACCTTATCAAACTCTAATCTTCGCCAAGATGCTTCATTCATCTGTATGGCCTCCTCTATTTTGAGTAAAAAAAAAGACAGAAACAGAACGCGGGCGCGTTCCATTCCTGTCTTTGATCGACAAATGCTCCAATACCACTTCCACCGCTAACAAAATCGTTAACATGAAAATGGATATAAAAAAACCGTGCTGCGAGAGCACGGTGATTGGGCCGCTGTCGAATTGCTTCAGGCGGAAATCCTCATGTCCAGAACTCTTGGCGTCAGATCACGAAATAGAGCCTTGCATCTCAGTGAATTCACACTGGGAATCGTCGCAAGACCAACGTTCATCTGACTCTATCCAATTTATGAGTTATGGACACCAGCAAACATTAAAATTTCCCCTTTAAGCATCATGTTAAAAGATAATCCAAAATAGGATTCTTAATTAATGTACATAAAAGACAAGCAGCTTGTCAAGCAAGACTTAATCTACTGTTTAATGCTATAAAGAAATGGACATGCCCGTTCGTGCAAATTGAAGGTGATCGGGCAGCTTATAATCTCTCCGAAGATCAATATCATGCGACATATGTGTGAGAAAGGTTTGTTTGGGCTTCCACTTCTGGATAAGCTCGATAGCTTCAACAACATCATAGACCGAACGAGTTTCATAAGCAAAAGGCTCTTCGTAAAAGCTTGTTCCTAGTACAAGCAAATCAAGATCAGCCAAATGTTGCTGCTGCTCATCCGTCAGGCCGATCGAATCAGAGCAATATACCCATTTGCAATTTGTCTCCGAATGTTCGAAGCGAAATGCATAAGCATAGCCGTTTTTCCCATGATTGACTCGCCAGCTATATGCTCGCCATTTGCCGAGCATAATAAGAGTGTCAAATGAATGGAACTCAATCTGCCGATTTAGCCAAGGAAAACGATCTAATATTTCTTTAATGACTTCAGTGGGCGCGTAAGCTTGACCTCTTTTTTTCGTCCAGCGACAAGCGTCTGCCCACTCCACCAATCCACCGATATGGTCAAAATGAGCATGTGTAATGAGCAGTGTGTCGATCTCACGCAGTGAGGCCATCTCTAATTGTTTTGCGAAGTCCGACCCACAGTCAATCCACACCGTTCCAGCTTCTTGATCCTCCAGCTGCAGCGACGATCTATAACGACGGTTCTCCTGTGTGTCCCGTGCTTCCTCACAAACCTCGCATTCACAATAAATGCGAGGCACACTCATGGAATCTCCAGTTCCCCTAAAAATCAGCTTCGTCATAGCGGCAGCAGCTCAAACGACTCCGATGCACAGATTTGTTCCATCATTTGAAGCCATTGTTCCGGCTTGTTTGGCAATGCGGCATAATAGCCTTCTAAGAATGAGGCGATTAGAGCTGCATCAATCGTTGTTTGCTCTTCATTTTTCGGAAGGAAACATAAGTCTAGTTCAGCAACAGCTTGGCCTTCATGGTCCCAAGAAGGATGAACATAAGGAAAAGCGATTCGCTTATAGCCGATATGCGACAGCACTTCGCGACGCACAATCGGATTCATAGGTGAAACTCCGCCAAATGCATGCTCACCTGCGCGATAAGGGTCGTATACCTCAGCAAACATGCCAAGCGAGACAGTACCGGACTGATCAGCTAGCTTCTGCAAATCTTGTTCTCGATTGCGGAGTAGAAACCGACCGATGCCAAGTGATGGTTTTCCGATAATCGTAAAATCAGTCATAGCAACGCGCAGCTCTGGATAATAACGATATTCTGTTGAACCTACGACTTCCCCCTCATGCAATGCAACATATACATGAATGGTTGGGTCTTCAAGCGGCTCGCGCCAAAGCTCATAAGCAAGAACTTCCTCAGGAGGAAAAATCGTTTGAAGAAGCTTATGTAATGGTTCAAAATATTTGTCCTCAATGCTTACGATTCGATGATAGGTTAGCATATATGTACATCTCCTTATTTAAATGGATTGCGCCACTCCATGATTGCAGCGCAGTTACCCGATTGCTCATCATCCAAGTAGTCAAGAGCAACCCCAATCGGTATCCGTCCGCATCTAAGCAAAAAAGTAATGACAGGGTCTTTGTATTCTCCAGTTAGTACTTTTTCCAAATAAGCTTCTGGCGTCATCTCCTGGATTAGTGCCCCATAACCGGGCATGCGACCGCCCCCAAGCAATCTCAAAAGTCCCAGCTGAACAACCGTTTCATACATCGATTGCATGAGCCATTTGCCAATGCCTGATTTTCGGAACTCCGGTATGACACAAAGGTCTATTACATACAGAGTGTCTCCGTTTAAATTATGATTGCGAATATAACCACTGTCAGAAATCGTTTCCCAATTATGTGCATGGCCATAATCAATCATATCGATGGTTACTCCGGTCATGGAGCCAATAATCATTCCATCAACCTCTGCGCATAAGGCACCTTCAGGGAATCGGTTCACATGTTCAGTTAATTGTTCTTTGTTCCACCAAAGCTCCTGTGGGTAAGGTGGGGGAAAGCTTAGCCGCTGAACTTCAATCAATCCATCAAAATCTGCTGGTTTGTAATTACGAATGACTGCTTTTTGCGGTTTTCCATCGATGAACAAGAACAGCTCCTTACGCATCACTGTCTCCCCCTTTCTTCGCTAAACAAGATAAAAATCAAGTCCAATCGGTATACAAATCGGTGCGGCGGTCACGCCACGTCGTAACAGAACCCTTCAGCCTGACTTCCTCAAGCAAAGATAAATCAAGATCAGCCACGACGAGCATATCATCATTGATGATGCCTTCGCTTAATATACCGGCTGGCGGGAATGGAATATCGTTCGGAGCAATAATAGCAGCTTGACCAAAATTTGCACGCATCAGATCAACTTTACGAAGAGAGCCAACTGTACCCGTCGTTACAATGTATACCTGATTCTCAACAGCTCTAGCATGGCAGCAGTATCTTACGCGATAGAATCCATGACGATCATCTGTGCACGATGGACAGAAAATGACATCCGCACCTTTAGCGCGAGCCATTCGAACGATTTCAGGAAATTCAATATCGTAGCAAGTAAGCATCGCGATGGTACCATATGCGGTCTCGAATACCTCAAGACCTTCACCTGCCGACATATTCCAGCCTTCTACTTCTGGTGGCGTAATGTGGATTTTATGCTGAACGTCAATTTTCCCATCGGGATGAAAGAGATGCGCAGCATTGCGCAAACTTCCATCCGATTGTTTTATCACATGGGTGCCTCCAACAATATAAACCTCATATTCAGCAGCTAGTGAGCGAAAGAGAGCAAGATAATCCTCCGTGAATTCAGGAAGCCGGTCAATAGGAAGCGCAACGCCCTGCTCATCTCCAATGGACATCAATTGGGTTGTCAGAAACTCAGGAAACAAAATAAATTGTGACCCGTATTCCGAGGCATTGCGTACATAATGTGTTACTTGCTCTGCGAATTGCTCAAACGAGTTAATATCAGCAAGCTTATACTGAACGGCTGCCGTACGAAACTTCATTCGTTAAATCCTCCAATCGTATCGTTATTGTTTGCGCTGTTTAAATTGCAAAGTAATCGTCGTGCCTAAATCCGGCAGACTAAACACATCTACCTTTCCTTCATGCAAATCAATGATTCGTTTCGCAATGGACAAGCCGAGACCTACTCCGCCTGTTGTGCGGCTTCTGGCTCCATCCACACGGTAGAAGCGTTCGAATAGATGCGGAATTTCGTTTTCTGGAATGCCCATTCCTTTATCCTTAACCTCGATTTTCACGATATGTCTAACGAGTGTAATCGTAATATCGATCGGGTCCTTCGAGTATTTAATCGCGTTATCGAGCAAAATGACGAGCAGCTGCCTGATTTTGTCCTTGTCTCCAACCATACGAACCGCCTTGGACATTGCTTTCACTCGAATCGGTCTGCCGAACGTCGTTTGCAGCATCGTTGCTAGCTCATCAACCACTTGAACAACGTCAAACAGCTCCTGCTTCAGCCAATCCTCCTGCTCCGCCTCAGCAAGCATAAGCATGGATTTTGTTAAGTTTTGCAGACGATTTGCTTCTTTATCGATTGCTTCAATCGCTTCATTTCGTAAGCTCTCGTCATCACGTCCCCAACGCTTTAACATACCAGCATAGCTGCTGATAACAGTTAGAGGGGTTTTGAGCTCATGAGAAGCATCTGCTACGAATTGCTTCTGCTTAGCAAATGTGCGGTCAAGTCGTTCAATCATCTGATTAAATGCACGAACGAGCTGCAGAAGCTCAGCAGATTCCTCGCGGTTGCTAAGCTCAATTTGTCTAAGCTTCCCGCTTCGGTCAATTTCTCGCATCGTATTAACCATTTGCTGAATGGGCGCCGTTAGTCTTGAAGTAAACCAATAGGTTCCGAATATTGCAAACAAAATGGCACCGCCGCTCGTGACGCTTAACGCTGCGACCAGCACCTGCAAATAATTGTCCAATTCATCTAGTATTCGATTAATTTCAAGCATTGCAATAACTCGATTGCCGTCATATAGCGGAACTCGCATGAACAAAATTCGTTCTCCGCCCTTCGTGATCATCCCGGTATGGTGATGCACCTCAAAGGTCGCTGGCAGCTGCTGCAGCAGCTCATCCGTTCCTGTTATATTTACAACCCGGTTATTAGGCGCAATGATGCGAATCATTTCGTTTACGTTGTAATACTCATTGAGCAGCTCCGGATAGTTTAATCCTCGGCCGCTCTGAATTCGGGGATTCTCAAGCATGAGATTCACCTTATTCGCAATGACCTCTTCTTCACTTTCAGTCGTTATTTTGATCACATAGAAATACACAAAAATATTAAATAGAATCAAAATAAATATAAGCCAAAAAATGGTGAAAAGCGTAAACCGTTTGCGGAGTGTCATGCATCGGGCTCCTTTATCATATAACCTACTCCTCGAACCGTATGAATAAGCTTATGACGATAACCCTTGTCCAACTTCTGACGCAGATAACGGATATAAACATCTACTAAATTTGTTTCACCGATAAAATCATATCCCCAAACTTCGGATAAAATATCTTCACGCGATTTCTCATCATTTTTGTTTTCCACAAGATATACGAGCAGCTCGAATTCACGCGGCGTTAGCTCGATCAAAATATCTTTGCGATATACTTTACGCGTGCGCAGCTCGATCGTTAAGTCGCCAACCTTGATCATGTCGGATCCTTCCGCTTCCTTCGGATACTGCTGGAATATACGCAAAATATTGCGAACCCGCGCCAGCAGCTCCTCCATTGCGAACGGCTTAGTAATATAATCATTTGCTCCATGCTCGAATCCGCTTACTTTATCCGGTACGGTGTCGCGTGCAGTCAACAATATAATAGGTACAGGATTTCCTGCTTGTCGCAGTAATCGCAGAACTTCAATTCCGCTCATCTCAGGCAACATGACATCGAGCAATACAAGCTCCCATTCACCTGTCGAAGCCATTTCATATCCGGTTCTGCCATCAGCGGCAGTCCCTACGGTATACCCCTCATGCTCAAGCTCAAGTTGTAAAATTCGGGAAATACCCGCTTCATCTTCGACGACTAGAATACGTTCTTTCATTCTAGAGGTTCACCTGCTTCCAGTTGTAAATAATATTAATGCCGTTAATCAACCATATCTTCTTCTATAAATACGGTTAAATTTATCATAATGAAGACCTATCACAAATGCAAGCAAGCCGATCTACAAGAAGAGTAGACCGGCAATTGCCACGGAAGGTGTTTATCTTCACGAAGATTAAGGATATTAAGCTAAAACCACTCCTAGTTTTGCATCGACCAGGCTTCTACATCCCATGTTTTGGTAGCCATATCCTCGTAAAATTCCGGTTCATGAGATACAAGCACGACAGTTCCTTTATAAGCCTTAAGAGCACGCTTCAATTCCGCTTTAGCCACAACGTCCAAATGGTTCGTCGGCTCATCGAACAGAATCCAGTTGCTCTCGCGCATCATAAGCTTGCATAGACGAACCTTCGCTTGCTCGCCGCCGCTGAGCTGATTAAGCGAACGTGTAATATGTTCATTTTTCAAGCCACAGCGTGCAAGGGCACCCCGAACCTCTGATTGGGTCATGAAGGAGAACTCATCCCATACATCCTCAAGCGGCGTCATCGTCGGAGCTTTTGCTTCTTGCTCAAAGTAAGCAGGATTTAAATAATCGCCCAGATAGGTTTTGCCGTCAAGCGCTGGAATTACGCCTAAAATGGTTTTGAGTAGTGTAGATTTACCAACGCCGTTGCATCCTACGATAGCAATCTTATCACCACGTTCAATGACCATGTCCATTTTTGGCAGCAGAGGTTTATTGTAGCCAATGACCATGCCTTCTGCTTCAAATACAGTCTTGCCGCTCGTTCTCGATTCTTTAAAGTTAAACGTTGGTTTTGCCGCTTCTTCCGGTTTATCAATACGATCAATACGATCAAGCTGCTTCTCACGGCTTTTGGCACGTCCTGATGTTGAAGCGCGTGCTTTGTTTTTCTGAATAAAATCCTCTTGCTTCTTAATAAAATCCTTTTGTTTCTCGTATGCATCGATGTGCTGCGCCTTGTTCAGATCAGCCATTTCAAGAAATTTATCATAATTGGCCGAATAGCGTGTCAGCTTCGTAAATTCAAGATGGTAAATCACGTTGACCACTTGATTCATAAAGCTCGTTTCATGTGAAATAAGAACAAACGCATGCGGGTAGTTTTTTAAATAGTTAGTTAGCCAATTGATATGCTCTTCATCCAAATAGTTCGTAGGCTCATCGAGCAGTAGAACACCTGGTTTTTCAAGAAGCAGCTTCGCTAGCAGTACCTTTGTCCGCTGACCGCCGCTAAGTGCAGTAACATCACGATCAAGTCCAATCGCATTCAGACCTAGCCCGTTTGCCATCTCATCTACTTTTACATCAATTAAATAGAAATCGCCGATCTCCAGCTCTTCCTGAATCTCACCCATACGTGTAAGCAGCTCATCTAATTTATCTGAATCTGCATCGCCCATTTGAGCTGCAATGTTATTTAGCTCTTCTTCCAATAGCAGCAAAGGTAAAAAAGCATCCTTCAGTACATCACGGATCGTTTTACCTGCTTCAAGCTTCGTATGTTGATCCAAGTAGCCGTAACGAACACGCGGTGTCCATTCGACCTTTCCTTCATCCTTCAACAGTTTGCCTGTTAAAATATTCATCAGTGTTGACTTGCCTGTACCATTCGCACCGACTAGGCCAACATGCTCTCCATCCAACAAACGGAAGGCTACATTTTTAAAAAGCACACGATCTCCGAACGTATGTGATAATTGCTCAACTGTTAACAAACTCATTTGTCTTTATCTCCATTCATATATGAACCATAGTTATAGCTTGTGAAATGTGTCGTTTTGCCCGTATCATTGTACCACAAAAATGGTCATTTTGTGTTCATTTCCTTATAAAGGAGCTGTAAAATGGGCGAAAGCGCATGATTTAATCGTTTATTTAAGCGCGATTCATCCGTTGCCCAGAGCCCTTTCCATTGCAAAGAAAGCAGCGTCTCTTCCGGAAGTCGCGGCACGATGGCTAATGGCTTGTCGGGAAATAAGGAAAGCCATTCATTCCGACCATGGTAGTTCAGATCCTTGTTGGCGATATAAAATAATTTTCCGCCTGTGGCTTTCATTTTTTGCTTCAAGTCCATTAGCAGCTTTAATTCGCTCGCTTGCCACTTAACCACAGCAGGATCACCAATTACAAATAGGAAATGCGACTGCTTCAGCATGGATATAGCATTAGACTCCTTCCAACTGCCAGAGAAATCGAATAGCTGGTACATAGTTGGTGAAGTCCGAAGCATTTGTGCAAAAGCCATAGCATCATATTTAGCATCATCGGATCTTAGTTCAGAATGAAATGAAAACCAATTTACTGCTAAATCATTATGTTTATAGTGGATATAACGTTTATCCTGTGTTAGCTGACCGGACTGTTCATAATTACTGATGCTTTTATGCCCAGATAACCATGCGTGCCATTCAGGCCTAGTATCGTCGTATTCGACTGCTGCTATAGAAGCGCCTTGCCTCCCAAGCAGGACTGCAAGTGCATGCGTCAAAAAGGTAGACCCTGCACCTGAGGATAAAGATAATAAGCCGATCAGCTTCTGATTTAATTGTGTACAGGGTTTGCTTTTTAGTTGATTCCAGAACACCTTATTGTCGCTATCAGGCTCTACAAAAACCTCTAGCGCTTTCTCCGCTTCAGCTATAGTTGCATATCGATATTGGGGATCGGGTTGAAGTAAACGTTTTAGCACAAGCTTAAAGGCTTTCGGAACGTCTGGCTGCAAAGATGTAAATAAAGCAGAATCCGCTGTCCAGCCCGTTTTTTGATGATAAATACTTCCCTCACTAGCCATAAA from Paenibacillus sp. FSL K6-3182 carries:
- a CDS encoding serine/threonine-protein kinase, whose protein sequence is MEGTEMIFSPYAMGSVVGDRYRIVGILGRGGMGVVYAADDLKLASKRRAMKVIAPLPGGRKYAEEAQMMMRLEHPQLPLMVDYFPPNELQFEALVMEYIEGCTITDLFRSNGAQLTFTNIIDIGLQLCSAIRYLHEHTPPIIHRDLKPSNVMIDKKGNVKLIDFGISRQYITGKDKDTVQLGTYGFAAPEQAGAGQSDERTDIYGLGALLYFMASEGSIYHQKTGWTADSALFTSLQPDVPKAFKLVLKRLLQPDPQYRYATIAEAEKALEVFVEPDSDNKVFWNQLKSKPCTQLNQKLIGLLSLSSGAGSTFLTHALAVLLGRQGASIAAVEYDDTRPEWHAWLSGHKSISNYEQSGQLTQDKRYIHYKHNDLAVNWFSFHSELRSDDAKYDAMAFAQMLRTSPTMYQLFDFSGSWKESNAISMLKQSHFLFVIGDPAVVKWQASELKLLMDLKQKMKATGGKLFYIANKDLNYHGRNEWLSLFPDKPLAIVPRLPEETLLSLQWKGLWATDESRLNKRLNHALSPILQLLYKEMNTK